The sequence below is a genomic window from Xiphophorus maculatus strain JP 163 A chromosome 18, X_maculatus-5.0-male, whole genome shotgun sequence.
cgcacacacagcaGCTAAATCAAACCTCATTGATTCAAAGCTGAATTAGACACCCTCTCCCATATCcatctgtcttttctttccccctctctctttgtctttctttgtcCCAGTGCCCCAGTTTTCATCCTCTcctgacatttttctgtttgtctgcgCAATTTGATACCCCTCCTGCAAGTTTAAtatcacttcctctgctgcagagGCAGCATCTTGTGGGCATTGTGTGTTAGTGGGTTATAAAGGCACTCGGCAGTGTGTGCACCGGAGCTTTCATCTTCATTACACACATCCGCCAATGCACTGCACTGCAGTTAATAACATTCATATATTCACCAGTAGCTTCTTACCTTCTGGCAGACCATATTTAGTTGGATTTCACACATGCAGACCTGTGTGTGATGACAATAGACCCTTGAGGAAATATAAGCCAAGTTGCTAATACTCTTGAAGCTCCAGTTTCACTTCACAGCTGCCTTTCAAGGCTCCAGGTgttatcattaaaataaaatatattttgatttagtATAATGGGCCTGTTCCTATTTCAaaggttatgaatacttttgcaaagcacttcttcttaatactgttttgttttgattctaAGATTTTTATCTCCATGAAATCCTTACGTGAATACTGagatacaaagaaaacaaaggtaCATTTGTCCAAAAGCTGCAGCATTTCATGGTCTCCAGTCCTCAAGATCTGGTGCTGCAccttttagatgtttccctgccTCAGCACACCTGACTCCAATATTAGTTCATTAGCATGGGTCAGTAGAGCTTGACTGCATGCTAATGAGGCAGCTTCACCATTTAATTCCTGTGTATAGgacaagggacacatctaaaagatGCAGGACTCTGACTCTTGAAGACTAGAGTTTGAGACCCTCTGTAAAGTCTTCTCTGGGAGTAGTTTTATAGGTATACATATTTCTTATTTCAACATCCCAAAAAAGGTATTAGCTTTACCTCCTCTTTACTATAtcattgttgttgttctttcaaGACTTCATGCTTACAGTTTGTGTTGTTCTCTTTAGAACTGTCATCTTATCCGCCGTACTTGAAGGACCTGATCCACAGCCAGCTTTGCCAGCACCTGGGCATGCAAAGGCCCTGTTCTGAGAGCAGAGGAGGTATCAGCGAGGGGGGTGGCAGCAGAGAGCCCTCCTCCACGGCGGGCTCTCCGGACACGCTCTGCTCCAGCCTCTGCAGCCTCGATGAGCAGCACCCGCTGCTCCGCGATCTGAGGACTCATCGTGGTAATCACGCCCAAAACAACGCAGCTGAACTTGCTGCAAAGATTCTGTCTGCGCTGCACGGAGGGGAGGAGCTGCTGGCCCGACTTCAGAGGGTGGGACATAGTGGGCCTGGTGGGGGAGACTGTGGCTTCCACAGCTTGAGTGGGGGCGGCCGGGGCAGCAGGTCCTACGGAGGTCAGGATTCTCCTTGCTACTCCATGTCTTACTCTGAAACGTATCTGTCACCTGGTGAGGATGATGACACCCCCTGCAAGGACTATGAAGGCACTGTGTGCCAGAAGGAGGTGGATGGCCAGGGGGTGGATTACCCTCCTGACTACAACCCACACAGGAGAGTATCCGATGTGGCCTCCTCAGGGGTTGTTTCCCTTgacgaggaagaggaagaggaggaactgGAGGACAGAGCAGAAGAGCCGAACAACCAATGactcctttttttctcatttcagtaTTTGGGGAGGGGCTTCTTCATTGTCAGTGACAACTTCCCCTCTTCGTCATGGTGTCTGAACAGTTTGAACCTTTTGAATGATGCGTAAATCAACTGTCTTTGCCTTACACTCACAGCATCTCAGCTCTCCTCTCCATCCGTTAAGTGCTTTGTCTCCATTCCACGTAttaacactttttgttttgaaggcgTCCAAACAATCCTTTTTCATCAGTGCGAGAACAGTGAGAGCTGGACTAGGCGCGGTCAGTGACTAACTCTCGGGTATGACGCCCACAGTTTTTCGGCTACGTCTTCTTCGGTGCAGTGAAAGGACTCTGCTCCAGGCAGACGGATCGACCGAGAATCCAAACCTCTGACTTATATCTGCATGTTTTTTGCAAGTGCTGAAATCAATGGGCTGACCTGGGCTCGAGCACGTTTTTGTAATCTCAGCTGTGCTGTATCACCCCTGCCCATCTCTCCCTCTCTCGTGAGTGAGCAGGCTGACACTGCATCCTGGCACCTGTCCTCACCCCATCCCTCATCTCCTAACCTCTTTCCCCCCATCCTTTGCAAGAGAGTAAATAGCATTGTTCTGGGCATGGCTTGCTGAGTATGCCAAACTATTTAACCCTGTCACTGTCAATTATGAGCAAATGCTGGAATGTCTTCAAAGTGACAGGAAATggtatgtattttaaaaaataatcatgtgtTCCAAATGATATGACAGAAATGATATGCTTTTGATGTACTAGTTTTCTATCAGTCATGTTGTTGTTCATGTCATCATCATGATGGACAGCTGGCATATTGATGAACAGCCGCTCAGTGTTCCCCGGTGTTTTCTGTGGAGGAAACCTGAACTTtgctcttaaaaaataaaaactcgcAGCAGGGACacaggaaacacaaagagagagagttCCTGAAGCGACGCCTCAACGACGGATGTTTGGCAACAAGCGACAGAAACCTATTTTCCTGTGCAGAGATGGCTTGCATTTGGagatttttctatatttttgtatGCGTTGTCTTGCTTTGATCTCCTTGCCTATGCGGCGTGCCAGTGTATGTGGTCTTTGCACGAAGCTAATGTGGCTGTAGATTTCTCCTGTTCTTTGTTATCACTGTGTGATATAGtctactgggaaaaaaaaaacaatacaaatgtgaaattttacttttttttcaaaagaggaTACTGTGATACGGTTTTTTGCCATTTATCATGATCCTCATGAAGAGctcgtttttttgtttatttaaaaacttctaAATACTCATCTTTTCTTCTCATGTTGACTCTTGAAAAGCTTTGCCTTTTTATTCTGTACTCTCCCTTTCTATAATGCTTGCAAAAAGGCATGTAATGTGACACGTTAAGAGCCTACTTAGTCCTCTCCATGTTGATGTACCTGAGAGAAAGTGTCTTTCATACAACTCAGGAAATCCCTTTGAACCAGAGCATGGATGCATTCATTCCCACATGCACATAGGCATGGGCTGATTGATGGTACCAAAAAGTTACACTTTCAAAACAGCTAAGAGTTTCTAAACTTCTCCTAAAGTTTAAAATGAGTTACCAAGCTACACTTTCAAAGTTGGCTTAGTTTCCCTTTATATCTTCCCCAGAGAGCAACAAAGGTTGAAGATAAACGTAGACCTCATTTAGACATTTCAAGTGTATAAATAGCCctgatttaatatatttcatctAGGTTTAGACTAAGGAAACCAGCCTAATTTAAAGGTACTCTAAGcttaaaatttgaataaaaaatctgtgaggtccacaacaaaaatctaataaatcatattaaaatgccaaaaaaaacattcagcgACATTCATTTGCTTCAATCCTTATAAAAGTTATCCATTTATAAACTGAGATTTTGGAGTAATAATGTGCAACAATGTGATTTGAGTTGCTGGTTCAAATCCCGCTCCCTCTGTTTCAGTCATTGTGTTGTTAGTCAGGAAACTTTCCTCACCTTGCCCACTTGTGGTTGTCAGAAGACCCAATGGTAGCtatggctacaatgtagcttaccaccataAAGTGCTTCAGAGTCCTTGATAAAACGTCATACAAATGAACATCTTATTAGAATTTAGTATTTAGACCAGATACTAACAGCTTAGATTTTTTATGGACTATTTAGACACTACATTGATTTCTAAAATAGAGATACTCTCTGGGATGGGTTAAAGTCCGTTATTAAAGTACTTTGAGATAGTATTTCTCAAACCGAGTAAAAATTTCGAAagctaattttgtttgtttagcatttttgttaactttgaaaacatttagtacCCTTAGCTTCCCCTTTGTAAATCTTTCCGGATAAATCATGAAGTGCTAATTTATTTGGCTGTtctgtaaactttcagttgaataaatcCGAGTTTTGGTTATCGACTGTTACAAATTCTTCAAGTAGTTAATGATTATATTCatattcttattttgaagtgggtgaagactGTTTACGTAGCTGTTCCATATTCCTCCACCTGTGATGACATCTATTCTGTACCTGGAGTGAATCGCTGGAGAACTCCAGTCTGTAGCTTTACAGTAAACTCATGTCCTCCCTATTTTCTGACCGAAGTCCTGCTGTGGTCAATCAGCAACAGAATTAGCAATACTCAGCAACTATAAAGCAGAAACCAGGAGTGAAAGGTCTGAATCATTTCAGACCAAAAACTCTGAGAGTCAAATTTGTTGAGCCTCAAAATGGTCAATAAATTTCACCATTTTGAGGGCAATACATTGTAACACATGATATTTCATTGACACATGATGGTATCAATATGGTTGAATTTAGTGCTCTAGCACATCATGTTAAATGCTACAATAATATAGTGAGTTGGCAGaactaatatttatgattagaGCTATAGGGTCAATGCAACTAATTTTAATTAGTGCTACCCACCAATGATGgcatgaaaacataatttaacctAATTTAAAATTTGATAAATGTTTGTGCTCTTGTATCAAAATGAAGTAGTAACTATACTAACATTGTTATTTTACCATAGGTAGGAATagattgttgcttttttaaatttaaatcacagTAGTTCAATCTTGCTATATTTGTATAAATCCTTTGTTTTGACATCATGACACTGTGAAACCAAGGTTATCATTTGAGAACCTGCTACCGGCCCATGCCTAAATGTACCAGCACCACTCCTCTTTCACTCTCACCCTGCATGTGTGCACATGTTCGAGAGAAACCCTGGAGTGAGTTGTCATTTTCTACAGTACAACATAATTCAAGCACAGACTTGATCCCCACTTCTATGCTTTTAGTTCGAAGAAGCctcaatgtgtgtgtttgtattttgagattttgtgaaattgtgtgtCCGACTGTGTCTCGTAAGATGTCAGCAAGCGCTCCCAGCTTGCACAGTCAATTAATTCCAAATCCCCTCCAATGCAGTGATTCCctttaaaacagtgttttggGGTAGGTCATCTCCTGTTTGAGGCTTAACTTTTTCTGGTTTCAGTGGGTTAAATTACAACTAAGGTTTGACATTGCCTCATTtacagaaaacagcaaatgcTAGTATTAAGAGTTAGGCAAAACCGTGAAAACTCAGGGGGAACCATTGAAGCTGTGCCTTTCATACATCACCTTTGACCTCTCAAACTGTATGACTATCCTCACATACTCCTTAGTGTCTCTAAGACCACAGTTCAACTCCCATCCTCTCAAACAGGGATCACAATTGACAGAGGCATCAGAAAATCCTGTTGTATCTCCTGCAGAGAGCTTGCAGTGGGCCGATCTGCGTCACTGTCCTTTTGCTTGACATTAAAAGCCGGGCAACGCTGGCGAAGCGAGGTCGCGCTTTTGTCCAAGCGCGATGACGCGATCGTCCCATTGTCTCACAACCTTCCCCCTTTTTCTCCCCTGTTTATCAGCTCACTCTGAGCATCTTTTGTGCACGTCTTTTCTCTGCATGTCTATCTGAATGTCCTTGCGGCTTCTCCAAGTAAAGACGGGCACCTTGGACTTTATCTGTTTCTCACATCTACATGTATGTGCTATGAATCTCATACTTCTGAGAACTGTGACTGTTCAATCATCAACAAGAGAACAGTTTGTCCTCACATGGATAGAAGCAGAAGATGTGCCGCTGATACACCAGACAGCCTGATGAATGTGTTTCCTCTCCATCCTTCCATCACCATCCTGTCATTTTCCCTTCTTCCATTCCgcctttctttgtttctgtcctttgctcctgctctttttttgtctgtcaatTGCTCCTTCCTTCCCCACAGGGAGGTTTATTACGTAAATAGATGGGCGTCTTAGTGCTACCTTTGCCGAAAGGCAATTAGCCTGCAATTACAAAAACGACTGAACTTCAGGAGACGTGTATCTCTCTCTcctttctattgttttttgttctcctttttccCCTTCAATCCATCTGCTCTCTCCTCTCCCTGCTTTCTCCCCAGACCCTCGTCACCAGCACAAGTTTCTAAGCGGCAGCTTTTGAGGTCAGCTGTCCCAGAAAACTCCACACCAACTTTTGTTTTCGTACTTGTCTCTGTATAAAAAGTGTTTGAGATGTTGTGGCCCAGAACAACAGGAAACCCTTGATTCCCTTCATTGAGACACGTCTTTCTATCCTAACATATTCCATCTTGTTTGTGAGAGTGTCCCTGGGAAATTAGTTTTAGCTTGTTGCTTCAGGCAAGCAGTGACATTGGATACTTAGAGAGAAGTGCTCCAGATTCACTAtatgtgtgactgtgtgtgtatgACATCAGCTGAGGGAACCAGTGCTATAAAAAGACATCAAAACATCTGTCAGACAGTGAGAAGCAGGAGGCCGGCATAAATATTCACATGGTGGTAGTGCCCCCATCACCTTGTAACCTACTTACCATTTCAGAACAAAGCAGATGGGCCAGGGGACCGCTCTCCTCACACCCTATCAGCGATTATTGGGTCAAAACTGGCCAACACAATCAGGAGTGAGTAAAAAGTGCAACTCTAAGTGAATGAGGGATATACATGGTCTGTGTTTGACCCACATCAGgctgaaatgtacaaaaataagaCTTACAGTAGAGAAGGCCAAGAGAGTTCAGAGAGCAAAGCCATACTAGAGTCCCCTAACAGAGAGGGTAAGGTGGGCACTACCCAAATGGAAAGATGACCTTAGATGATTGTAGTTTTCCACACTACAAGGGAATCATTTCACCATCTGCATCAGTCAAACACATCTAGTTACTCCCCACCTCCATCCAAATGTCagtctcttttcttctttcttttaatacctttcttccttttttggcTGAATGTAATTATTCAAATATAGCCACCTtggattgaaaaataaatatatttgtttgctgcatctgatattatttcaaaaataaagaaaacattgttattGGTCTTTGCAATACTCTTGTGTTTGGCTAACATATCTTTTTTATGTTAGGTGAAGGTCTTCTGGAGACTTAACACTTTGCCGTGTCAGAGATGCACCACACAGGATTTTAGCTGATTTCCAAACTTcatgttttgtaaagttttattcTGTTAGTTCAGATTCTAGCTGATTCTGatttcagtcatattttaaacaaatacagagttttcatttttatatgtcTTTAGCATCTTATTGTAGTGAATATCAATGTTAGCACAGCTCgcatttgaatgtgtttttaggATCTTATTTTTGTGAAAGTCTTTGTTAGCACGGCTACCATTAGAAAACCGTCAACCGTTCTGACATTCTGCCAACATTTTCAAACCCATCATGTTTCCTGGTAGAGACGCTGAAAGTtcaaaaggataaaacaaaacaactttgctGTCTTgtgttcagccttcctgttatctgctttAAGTCTTGCTCTCTAGCAtcttcaaaaatataatttccttttaaatactTTCTCACAGCTCTGTGCTTCCTCTAATTTCATTTTGAACACCTTTGTTACTGAAAGTAGCTTATCCAGACTGCTTCACTATGAAACAGCCGCCCTTCACACCAAAGGACGTTGTCAGTGCGCACCGGTACTGCTTTCAAATAGGTCATTCACTGATTGGATAAAGATCTGACTTTTTAGGTTTCAAACAGCAACACAGGTCAAAAGAAGTTTGAATCAAATCTGGCAGATTCTGATCAGCAGTCAGTCTGTCGATGCATCTCTGTAACATACAATGCTCTATGACTAATCATGCATTAAACTATTGTATTTCCTCCTATAACACCAATAATCACAGTTAAATCAGTGTAAATCAATTTGCAGTTAGCTTACTGGCATGAAGACATGATCCCTAGTAAGACTTTATGGCATCATCAGAcagctgaaacaggaaatgaggtTAAAACTGCTGATTCTTTAGGcatatttcacttttcaaaGGACATTGTGACTCTCTTGGGAGCTTACAGATCCATTTTGTGgaaattaagtgtttttataAGAGATGACCATGTCTGAGTTAACTTGAGACTGGCTGATTTTCGCACAGAGGAGGACCTATATTCTGAAATATTCTGCAACTAAAaggcaaatttaaaaaacaaaacaaaacaaaaaacgtatGGTTTCCTAACAAGTTAAAGGGAGTGGGGAAATCCATACTTGTTACAGACatatttgaaattcagaaattttattgttttctgtggaAAGTAACATGAAATACAAACATATTGCAGAAGAGAAAACTGGTTAAAGCAAATGATGTAAAGAAGAAACCATCCGTGGGGAaatttttcatctgaaaataaaagaaaacaaacaaacaaaaaaaaaaaaacatccggCATGAGAAGAAAAGCAAGGTCCAGGCgtacaaaaacaacacatgaaATGATATGTTTTTCAGGTTTGGTTTTTCAATGAATATCAGGCCATGAGTTTCATGTTAGTtttgtatatacatatatttatatgtgaACAGTATAATGTTATAGTTTGGCCTCATAACCAGAATCTGAGCGTAGTTATATTcccacaaccacaaacatcaccCTTACTAAGCTACTTGAGGAGCTATTTTAAATTTCTACTTCTGATGGATTCTGAATTTAACCTTAATTTTTGGTAAGTCCCTCCAAACCCTGTTGTCCCTAAAGTTGGGGCAAaatattaggttttttttttttacctcttctCATAAATTATTGTAACAATGCCAGTCTTTTCCAAACATATCATAGTGAAAATCAAACCACAACAAGAACAATAAAGACAGGAATATGTTTGAAAACAAGAATTTCGCAATTTTAAGGTGAATAGTGATTAAATCTCAAATCTCGTATCATATAATAATCCTGAGTGCTTAACACTTTTATATCAAGCACTAATGTGGATAAAGAAACTATTTTCCTTCACTGTGAGAGCATAGTGCATACCTGCAGCATGTTAAAAAAGCATGGAACCATAAAATCTTCAACATTTAGACAAAATAAGAGTTAAAAGAGTGCTCTGCTGTAAGGTTTAACAGTTGTTTGCATCACAAAAAAGAGCTGATATGAAGCACCTTTCAGAAAAATCCTATTTTTGGTATAAAATCTCATCTAGTCAAGGTTGTGAAGCAAAGCGGAGCGGCATCTGATCCCCCCGGCTCAGGCGGCCCTGATCGGATCCGATCTACGCCGCAGACTGAAAAATCTGATTCTGAGCTTCGGGTCTGAGTGGCTGCCATTCAGGCGGTGCTCTAAAGATATGCAGTAATATCTGGGCCAAGACTTAAGTAAATCCCAGAATCTGAAGTTTTATTGTTGAACTTGAGGAAACATGTGGTCTTTTTAGTTGAAGATACAGAGATGAGAGAGCAAAATAAGGCTTCTTCTTTTCAAGTTTTATAGTTGTTTCATTTCAAtcactatataaaaaaattcccTCTACAGTCATGAAGCATTTTTCTCAATTATACCAGACtctcttcaaaataagacaatttATAAATTAGAAATGACTACCTACAGCAAAAGCATCTGGAGGGCGAAGTGGTTTAAAACTAATGTCAAACATgaagaaacatttgaaacaaacaatTTAGTGACAAATATTATTGAGTAGGAAATAAAAGTTTAGTTATTACAATATTATGGTACTACTGAAAACGTCTTTATCAGGCTGGcccaatgtgaaaaagtaattgccccgaaacattatttttcagaaagtgATTTCCTTTGCTGAACTCTGTGAGTCTAAATTTCTCCATGCAGATTTCTACATTTCCTGAATGTTTTGCAGCTGCAAACACATTGACGCAGGTTGATTTAACAATGACTCAGTCATGCTCAGGAAACCTAAATGGACCTATGATGGTGTTCTCTGTCTACTTCTTGCCTCATTAACACCATCATTTTATCTCCTCTGAGTTCAGCCATGGTGCACCGACTGACTGTCCACCATCTGGAGCGAGGCAGCTCTGGACTCTGGAGACCAAAATA
It includes:
- the fam131a gene encoding protein FAM131A isoform X3, whose amino-acid sequence is MLPKSRRALTIQEIAALARSSLHGISQVVKDHVTKPTAMAQGRVAHLIEWKGWCKPIDTPAALESDFNSYSDLTEGEQEARFAAGVAEQFAIAEAKLRAWSSVDGDESNDDSYDEDFLPASEPTTQSTELSSYPPYLKDLIHSQLCQHLGMQRPCSESRGGISEGGGSREPSSTAGSPDTLCSSLCSLDEQHPLLRDLRTHRGNHAQNNAAELAAKILSALHGGEELLARLQRVGHSGPGGGDCGFHSLSGGGRGSRSYGGQDSPCYSMSYSETYLSPGEDDDTPCKDYEGTVCQKEVDGQGVDYPPDYNPHRRVSDVASSGVVSLDEEEEEEELEDRAEEPNNQ
- the fam131a gene encoding protein FAM131A isoform X1; translated protein: MRVDWSASSSMSDVRLLGNTRTCMARRLILGAPLGALDFSEVNVDDTVEMLPKSRRALTIQEIAALARSSLHGISQVVKDHVTKPTAMAQGRVAHLIEWKGWCKPIDTPAALESDFNSYSDLTEGEQEARFAAGVAEQFAIAEAKLRAWSSVDGDESNDDSYDEDFLPASEPTTQSTELSSYPPYLKDLIHSQLCQHLGMQRPCSESRGGISEGGGSREPSSTAGSPDTLCSSLCSLDEQHPLLRDLRTHRGNHAQNNAAELAAKILSALHGGEELLARLQRVGHSGPGGGDCGFHSLSGGGRGSRSYGGQDSPCYSMSYSETYLSPGEDDDTPCKDYEGTVCQKEVDGQGVDYPPDYNPHRRVSDVASSGVVSLDEEEEEEELEDRAEEPNNQ
- the fam131a gene encoding protein FAM131A isoform X2 — encoded protein: MVLTALTQFSFKVNVDDTVEMLPKSRRALTIQEIAALARSSLHGISQVVKDHVTKPTAMAQGRVAHLIEWKGWCKPIDTPAALESDFNSYSDLTEGEQEARFAAGVAEQFAIAEAKLRAWSSVDGDESNDDSYDEDFLPASEPTTQSTELSSYPPYLKDLIHSQLCQHLGMQRPCSESRGGISEGGGSREPSSTAGSPDTLCSSLCSLDEQHPLLRDLRTHRGNHAQNNAAELAAKILSALHGGEELLARLQRVGHSGPGGGDCGFHSLSGGGRGSRSYGGQDSPCYSMSYSETYLSPGEDDDTPCKDYEGTVCQKEVDGQGVDYPPDYNPHRRVSDVASSGVVSLDEEEEEEELEDRAEEPNNQ